One window from the genome of Nicotiana sylvestris chromosome 9, ASM39365v2, whole genome shotgun sequence encodes:
- the LOC104226236 gene encoding isocitrate dehydrogenase [NADP]-like: MGSLVYILVGERPLALDVQALANQFVRDTVQHGGAKQVTVGDNGVLRLQGRLILPFLELDIKYFDLGLPHRDATDDKVTIESAEATLKYNVAIKCATITPDEARMKEFDLKYMWRSPNGTIRNILNGTVFREPILCKNIPRLVPGWSKPICIGRHAFGDQYRATDTVIQGAGKLKLVFVPEGKDEKTELEVYNVTGAGGVALSMYNTDESIHSFAEASMNMALQKKWPLYLSTKNTILKKYDERFKDIFQEVYEANWKSKFEEAGIWYEHRLIDDMVAYALKSEGGYVWACKNYDGHVQSDFLAQGFGSLGLMTSVLICPDGKTIEAEAAHGTVTRHYRVHQKGGETSTNSIASILPWTRGLAHRGKLDNNEKLLDFTEKLEAACVGAVESGKMTKDLALIIHGSKLSRDHYLSTEEFIDAVVDELKSRLQS; the protein is encoded by the exons atGGGCAGTCTTGTGTATATTctggttggtgagagaccgcttgccttagatgttcaggctttggccaatcagttcgtgag ggacacagtgcagcacggaggtgccaagcaggttacagttggagataatggagttttgaggctgcagggtcga CTTATCTTACCCTTTCTGGAGCTGGATATAAAGTACTTTGACCTTGGCCTTCCCCACCGTGATGCCACAGATGATAAGGTTACAATTGAAAGTGCTGAAGCTACTTTGAA GTACAATGTTGCAATTAAATGTGCAACCATTACTCCAG ATGAAGCACGCATGAAGGAGTTCGACTTGAAATATATGTGGAGGAGCCCAAATGGAACAATTAGGAACATTCTAAATG GCACGGTCTTTAGAGAGCCAATTCTCTGCAAAAATATACCCCGACTTGTCCCTG GTTGGTCTAAACCGATATGCATTGGTAGACATGCTTTTGGAGATCAATATCGAGCAACTGATACAGTTATTCAAGGAGCTGGAAAACTCAAACTAGTTTTCG TACCGGAAGGGAAGGATGAGAAGACCGAGTTAGAAGTTTATAACGTTACGGGTGCTGGTGGAGTAGCTCTATCCATGTATAACACAGACGAG TCCATTCACTCATTTGCTGAAGCTTCAATGAACATGGCATTACAAAAGAAATGGCCTCTCTATCTTAGTACAAAGAATACCATCCTTAAGAAGTATGATGAGAG GTTCAAGGACATATTTCAAGAGGTTTATGAAGCAAATTGGAAGTCAAAGTTTGAGGAAGCAGGAATCTG GTATGAACACCGTCTTATAGATGATATGGTTGCTTATGCTTTAAAAAGTGAAGGTGGTTATGTATGGGCTTGCAAGAACTATGATGGTCATGTACAGAGTGATTTTCTAGCGCAAG GGTTTGGATCCCTTGGGTTGATGACATCTGTTCTG ATATGTCCTGATGGAAAGACCATAGAGGCTGAAGCAGCCCATGGAACTGTTACACGCCACTATAGGGTTCATCAGAAAGGAGGCGAAACCAGCACAAACAGCATTGCCTCAATCTTGCCTTGGACGCGTGGACTTGCACACAG GGGAAAGTTGGACAATAATGAAAAGCTCTTAGATTTCACTGAGAAACTAGAAGCGGCATGTGTTGGTGCAGTGGAATCTGGAAAGATGACGAAAGATCTAGCACTTATCATCCACGGATCCAA GCTCTCTAGAGATCATTACCTAAGCACAGAAGAGTTCATTGATGCGGTGGTTGACGAGCTCAAATCACGACTTCAAAGCTAA